Proteins encoded together in one Rubripirellula reticaptiva window:
- a CDS encoding aldehyde dehydrogenase family protein translates to MSTIFSSCAAINGEPLFTAELPDSSTIAEVFGRARQAAFRFRRVSIDQRIAWVRRYAEYLTDHRDEIRDLISLEVGKLPWDADAEVSASISKIELSIAAFQQRRSDHVIQPQPGSIQRHIRYRPIGIALVLGPFNFPLHLPGGQIVPLLIAGNAVVLKPSEQATAVGDWMLRAWNATGLPDDTLQMIVGGTETAITAIDSPDVDGVFLTGSRQAGLAIHRQLAGRPEVMLALEMGGNNPVVVAADADPLTTANLVSFSAFVSAGQRCTCARRAIFVDSPTCESQITALVDSVKQLRVGLPVDASAQVGPVISEAAATTLHQTYQRLVSLGCNPLVPWQVDDRFPSLVHPAILDASGLTDQAKRVIADLEWFGPMLVIDRVGDFDAAVQLASETPYGLAASLIGGTEMMFEQFVNEVRAGVVNWNGPTTGAAGVLPFGGIGASGNHRPAGYHAIDFCSDPIASLQRSEPVSDDPWSIVK, encoded by the coding sequence ATGTCCACAATTTTTTCAAGTTGTGCCGCGATCAATGGCGAACCCTTGTTCACAGCCGAATTGCCAGATTCCTCGACAATTGCCGAGGTTTTCGGGCGTGCTCGGCAGGCTGCTTTTCGATTTCGCCGAGTTTCGATCGATCAGAGAATCGCGTGGGTAAGGCGATACGCCGAATATCTGACTGATCACCGTGACGAAATTCGCGACCTGATTTCCTTGGAAGTTGGGAAGTTGCCTTGGGATGCCGACGCAGAAGTCAGTGCGTCAATTTCCAAAATTGAACTGTCGATTGCGGCTTTCCAGCAGCGACGCAGCGATCACGTGATCCAGCCGCAACCAGGTTCCATCCAGCGTCACATTCGCTATCGCCCCATCGGCATCGCGCTGGTGCTTGGCCCATTCAATTTTCCGCTGCACTTGCCCGGCGGTCAAATCGTGCCGCTTTTGATCGCTGGCAACGCAGTCGTGTTGAAGCCCAGCGAGCAGGCGACCGCGGTTGGCGATTGGATGTTGCGAGCTTGGAACGCGACTGGACTGCCGGACGATACGTTGCAGATGATCGTCGGCGGTACCGAAACAGCGATCACTGCGATCGACTCTCCCGATGTTGATGGCGTTTTCTTGACGGGCAGTCGCCAAGCGGGACTGGCGATCCACCGCCAACTTGCCGGTCGCCCCGAGGTCATGCTGGCCTTAGAGATGGGGGGCAATAATCCCGTCGTGGTGGCAGCGGACGCGGATCCATTGACAACCGCGAACTTGGTCTCGTTTTCGGCATTCGTATCGGCGGGACAGAGATGCACCTGTGCGCGACGGGCAATTTTTGTCGATAGTCCAACCTGTGAATCACAAATCACGGCGCTAGTCGATTCTGTAAAACAGTTGAGAGTCGGTTTGCCAGTCGATGCATCGGCGCAGGTAGGGCCTGTCATTTCTGAAGCAGCAGCAACCACACTGCATCAGACCTATCAGCGTCTTGTCAGTCTCGGGTGCAACCCTTTGGTCCCATGGCAGGTGGATGACCGTTTCCCGTCGCTGGTTCATCCAGCCATCTTGGATGCGAGTGGATTGACGGATCAGGCCAAACGAGTGATTGCAGATCTGGAATGGTTTGGCCCCATGTTGGTTATCGATCGCGTCGGCGATTTTGATGCCGCGGTCCAATTGGCTTCGGAAACACCCTACGGTTTGGCGGCTTCTCTGATTGGCGGTACCGAAATGATGTTTGAGCAATTTGTGAACGAAGTTCGTGCTGGCGTCGTGAACTGGAACGGGCCGACAACCGGAGCCGCAGGTGTGCTGCCGTTTGGCGGCATCGGGGCCAGTGGAAATCATCGTCCCGCCGGATATCACGCGATTGATTTTTGCAGCGATCCGATCGCTTCGTTACAGCGAAGTGAACCGGTGAGTGATGACCCTTGGAGCATCGTCAAATGA
- the trpE gene encoding anthranilate synthase component I, which translates to MHTPDATHALVLHTPAANDFAGLAVKHDFVPVYRRLLSDTLTPVTAFRLLDDGGPACLFESVIGGEKVGRYSFLAAQPIRRFVARGQQITLTESDGSPPEQSTAKDPLDEFRRHFHFSVAALDGLPPFVGGAIGYAGYDVVRYVEHLPNAPADDREIPDLDFGFYHTLCVFDHVDKTITIVSLADCREVKDAATADQAYRDTCQRVDETIAKLSVGSSGHTPDEWNPKSWQQSIAKRPLEAVSNFTKEAFEAAVRTCAEFIRAGDIFQVVPSQRWSLKTDVDPLEIYRSLRVVNPSPFMFFVRTPDCVLVGCSPEIMCRVADRTVTVRPLAGTRKRGKDEKEDRQLERELLADPKERAEHVMLVDLGRNDIGRIAKFGSVELTEIMVVERYSHVMHISSEVQGKLRDDLDAFDALKACLPAGTVSGAPKVRAMEVIDSIEPHRRGPYGGAVGYIDYRGNMDTCIALRTMVIKDGIVYVQAGCGVVADSDPSAEYEETVNKARALISAVELTVTRVGRPSK; encoded by the coding sequence ATGCACACGCCTGACGCCACGCACGCTTTGGTGCTTCACACACCAGCCGCAAATGATTTTGCCGGGCTGGCCGTCAAACATGACTTTGTTCCGGTCTATCGGCGTTTGCTCAGCGACACGCTGACGCCGGTGACGGCGTTCCGGTTGCTCGACGACGGCGGCCCTGCCTGCTTGTTCGAGAGCGTGATCGGCGGCGAGAAAGTCGGTCGATACAGCTTTCTTGCGGCCCAACCAATCCGCCGCTTCGTCGCCCGCGGCCAGCAGATCACGTTGACCGAGAGCGATGGGTCGCCGCCGGAGCAATCGACCGCCAAAGATCCGCTAGACGAATTTCGTCGACACTTTCATTTCTCGGTCGCGGCGCTGGATGGGCTGCCACCGTTCGTTGGCGGCGCGATCGGGTATGCCGGCTACGACGTGGTCCGTTACGTCGAACACTTGCCCAACGCACCGGCCGATGACCGCGAAATCCCTGACTTGGATTTTGGTTTCTACCACACGCTTTGCGTGTTCGATCACGTCGACAAGACCATCACGATCGTGTCGTTGGCCGATTGCCGCGAAGTCAAAGACGCGGCAACCGCCGACCAGGCCTATCGCGACACTTGCCAGCGAGTTGACGAGACGATTGCCAAGCTTTCCGTCGGATCCAGCGGCCACACGCCCGACGAATGGAATCCCAAATCCTGGCAGCAATCGATCGCCAAGCGGCCTCTCGAAGCCGTATCGAACTTCACCAAAGAAGCGTTCGAAGCCGCCGTGCGGACCTGTGCCGAGTTCATCCGCGCCGGTGACATTTTCCAAGTTGTACCTAGCCAACGCTGGTCGTTGAAAACGGATGTCGATCCGCTGGAAATCTATCGTTCCCTGCGAGTGGTGAACCCCAGCCCGTTCATGTTCTTCGTTCGCACCCCAGACTGCGTGCTGGTCGGCTGTTCGCCAGAGATCATGTGCCGGGTGGCCGATCGTACTGTCACGGTGCGACCACTTGCTGGAACTCGCAAACGGGGCAAAGACGAAAAAGAAGATCGCCAACTCGAAAGAGAACTGCTCGCCGACCCCAAGGAACGCGCCGAACATGTGATGCTGGTCGACCTGGGACGCAACGACATCGGACGCATCGCCAAGTTCGGCAGCGTCGAGTTGACCGAAATCATGGTCGTCGAACGGTACAGCCACGTCATGCACATCAGCAGCGAAGTGCAGGGCAAATTGCGAGACGATCTGGACGCCTTTGATGCCCTAAAGGCCTGCTTGCCAGCCGGCACTGTGTCGGGCGCCCCCAAAGTGCGAGCGATGGAAGTGATCGATTCGATCGAGCCTCATCGCCGTGGCCCCTATGGTGGAGCGGTCGGCTACATCGACTATCGCGGCAACATGGACACCTGCATTGCACTGCGAACGATGGTGATCAAGGACGGCATCGTCTACGTCCAAGCGGGCTGTGGCGTTGTCGCCGACAGCGATCCGTCGGCGGAATACGAAGAAACGGTCAACAAGGCTCGGGCATTGATTTCAGCGGTCGAGCTAACCGTGACCCGAGTTGGCCGTCCATCGAAATAA
- a CDS encoding UvrB/UvrC motif-containing protein, with product MKCQYCEKPATFHITELTEPNGPQVMHLCEEHARGFLQKDNASPAVSVAGALAKQLNLGQTKKELAELDRKECPVCGISFFEFRSTGRLGCPYDYTHFESDLEPLLINIHDSLEHTGKRPRRAAASADSQAIMIQLRREMEEAIEREDYERASEIRDELRKIENAGIEAGEDDAKSAAKKTKGDSKKSSGDRS from the coding sequence ATGAAGTGCCAATACTGCGAAAAACCGGCGACTTTTCACATCACCGAACTGACCGAGCCCAACGGGCCTCAGGTGATGCACCTCTGCGAAGAACACGCACGCGGTTTCTTGCAAAAAGACAATGCTAGCCCCGCTGTCTCGGTTGCTGGGGCACTGGCCAAGCAACTGAATCTGGGTCAGACCAAGAAGGAATTGGCCGAGCTTGATCGCAAAGAGTGCCCGGTTTGCGGGATTAGTTTCTTTGAATTTCGTAGCACCGGTCGGTTGGGGTGCCCGTACGATTACACCCACTTCGAATCCGATCTTGAACCGCTGCTGATCAATATCCACGATTCGCTCGAACACACCGGCAAACGACCGCGACGGGCGGCTGCTTCGGCGGACTCGCAAGCGATCATGATCCAGTTGCGACGCGAGATGGAGGAAGCGATCGAGCGGGAAGACTATGAACGAGCGTCCGAAATTCGAGACGAGCTTCGAAAAATTGAAAACGCCGGAATCGAAGCTGGCGAAGACGACGCCAAATCGGCTGCCAAAAAAACAAAAGGCGATTCCAAGAAGTCGTCGGGAGACCGGTCCTAG
- a CDS encoding RNA polymerase sigma factor → MAEESYLIDRALEGDRIAFTSLVQLHQDRLFSSMLQVTGSPEDAEDVVQEAFISAFVKLDTFQRNSQFFTWLYRIAFNSALSKRRRKRAKISLDYWREINGLEVVDETVPVDEPMLRRERVASVRQAMLTLTEEHRGILVLREMEEHSYEDIAEILEISIGTVRSRLSRARNQLKVSLEAMHRAEESAGS, encoded by the coding sequence GTGGCGGAAGAGTCTTATCTGATCGACCGAGCCCTTGAAGGTGACCGTATTGCGTTCACATCATTGGTTCAATTGCATCAAGACCGGCTCTTTTCGTCCATGTTGCAAGTCACCGGCTCGCCCGAAGATGCCGAAGACGTTGTGCAAGAGGCGTTCATTAGTGCATTCGTCAAGCTAGATACCTTTCAACGCAACAGCCAATTTTTTACGTGGCTGTACCGGATCGCCTTCAACAGTGCTCTGTCGAAACGCCGTCGCAAGCGTGCCAAGATATCGCTGGATTACTGGCGCGAGATCAACGGACTCGAAGTTGTCGACGAGACGGTGCCCGTCGATGAACCGATGCTGCGCCGCGAGCGTGTTGCATCGGTTCGCCAAGCCATGCTGACGCTGACCGAGGAACATCGCGGCATTCTGGTGCTGCGAGAAATGGAAGAGCACTCGTACGAAGACATCGCCGAAATTCTGGAAATTTCAATCGGCACCGTCCGTAGCCGATTGAGCCGTGCTCGAAACCAATTGAAAGTTTCACTCGAGGCGATGCATCGAGCGGAAGAATCAGCGGGCAGTTAA
- a CDS encoding SDR family NAD(P)-dependent oxidoreductase, producing MKKSFVATIWNVQISHTGVKAARVSVKTALWLFGFPSQLGLPVDYQVPSAACTASKLHPPENRWSPLGCGDSGWFYLFVPRFLRLSGSFESTAAVVTGASSGIGRAIAIGLAHAGVSRIAVHYRKNLLGAQQTAFAIEETGATAVAIPADLADPEHGRRLIDRAFDELGPIQTWVNNAGADVLTGDAGAWNFERKLKHLMDVDVIGTIGLSRQVAERLAAQNSLSQDSSSPPSMVFLGWDQSSAGMEGDAGQMFGPVKAAVTAFAKSLAQSMAPKVRINTVAPGWIQTSWGEKTSEYWDSRAKDQSLMGRWGSPDDIAKAVCYLADPANSFLTGQTLEVNGGWSRRYDADR from the coding sequence GTGAAAAAATCGTTCGTCGCCACCATTTGGAATGTGCAGATTAGTCACACGGGCGTGAAGGCGGCAAGGGTAAGCGTCAAAACGGCGCTGTGGCTGTTTGGCTTTCCAAGCCAGTTGGGCCTGCCAGTGGATTATCAGGTTCCCTCGGCTGCCTGTACCGCGTCCAAACTTCACCCTCCCGAAAACAGATGGTCGCCGCTAGGATGCGGCGACTCTGGCTGGTTCTACTTATTCGTTCCGAGGTTTCTGCGTTTGTCTGGCTCATTTGAATCTACGGCGGCTGTCGTCACTGGTGCCTCCAGCGGAATCGGTCGGGCCATCGCCATTGGTCTGGCCCACGCCGGAGTCAGCCGAATCGCGGTTCATTATCGCAAGAATTTGCTCGGTGCTCAGCAGACGGCTTTTGCCATCGAAGAAACCGGAGCCACCGCGGTTGCGATTCCTGCGGACTTGGCCGATCCCGAGCACGGACGCCGATTGATAGACCGGGCGTTCGACGAACTTGGGCCGATTCAAACCTGGGTCAACAATGCCGGTGCGGACGTTTTGACCGGCGACGCGGGAGCTTGGAATTTCGAACGGAAGTTAAAACACTTGATGGACGTCGACGTGATCGGCACGATCGGCTTGTCGCGGCAAGTGGCCGAGCGTTTGGCGGCACAGAATAGCTTATCACAGGACAGTTCATCGCCGCCGTCGATGGTATTTCTGGGCTGGGACCAATCGTCCGCCGGGATGGAAGGCGACGCCGGTCAGATGTTCGGTCCCGTCAAGGCGGCCGTCACGGCATTCGCCAAAAGCCTGGCCCAATCGATGGCACCAAAAGTGCGAATCAACACGGTCGCGCCGGGGTGGATCCAAACATCATGGGGCGAAAAAACGAGTGAGTATTGGGACAGCCGAGCCAAGGACCAGTCGTTGATGGGTCGCTGGGGATCACCCGACGATATCGCCAAAGCCGTCTGCTATCTCGCCGATCCGGCTAACTCGTTCTTGACCGGGCAAACCTTGGAAGTCAACGGCGGTTGGAGTCGCCGATACGATGCCGACCGATGA
- a CDS encoding prepilin-type N-terminal cleavage/methylation domain-containing protein produces the protein MKRNKKSGFSLLEVIAAVVILAVVAAATVATVAPMRAKSEDKLQDQEVATLNAMAQTYFLENGSFPASVSTLGSAGYLPYTTAAERTRVSQMRNKYTYVRTTGVFTKK, from the coding sequence ATGAAACGTAATAAGAAAAGCGGTTTCTCGCTGCTCGAAGTCATTGCTGCTGTTGTCATTCTAGCGGTTGTTGCCGCTGCCACTGTCGCAACGGTTGCTCCGATGCGAGCCAAGAGCGAAGACAAGCTGCAAGACCAAGAAGTCGCCACCCTCAACGCAATGGCGCAAACCTACTTCCTAGAAAATGGTAGTTTCCCAGCCAGCGTTAGCACGCTTGGTTCGGCAGGTTATCTCCCATACACAACGGCCGCTGAACGCACTCGTGTGTCGCAGATGCGTAACAAGTACACCTACGTTCGCACGACCGGTGTTTTCACGAAGAAGTAA
- a CDS encoding N-succinylarginine dihydrolase: MKQVEVNRDEWIEIQVDRIVGPTHHFGGAGVGNVASQSHAGETSNPAAAAIQGLEKMRLVGALGVPQWILPPQIRPDFNFLRGVGFAGDKAERLKRARHESAELFSAALSSSAMWTANAATVTVAKNSLSGNFETAMTVANLSSSLHRAIEPNETSRDLRAVFGDTVRLHSPLVAGVAMRDEGAANHMRLMGGGIQNSFDVFVYGDQPPTSRKFYARQTLASFEVIARRHGLAAEAVCFLKQHPDAIDAGAFHNDVVTMSHHDLMIHHELAFADSEAAMAELEAGFRRRTGQSLTRIEVSAAELSIGDAIATYLFNSQIVSLPDHRIPPAIICPIQVERHPSARKLVVGWQQDGLFSQVVFVDLGQSMSGGGGPACLRLRVPIPSGQLEAVNPRSRWTDKLDRAIERIIRDGYPTSVTLDDLASIEFVQHAGRVRDQIAIQLGREILS; encoded by the coding sequence ATGAAGCAAGTTGAAGTGAATCGCGATGAATGGATCGAGATCCAAGTTGATCGCATCGTCGGGCCGACTCATCATTTTGGTGGGGCCGGTGTCGGGAATGTTGCATCGCAAAGTCACGCCGGAGAGACATCCAATCCTGCGGCTGCGGCAATCCAAGGGCTGGAAAAGATGCGGTTGGTGGGCGCCCTTGGTGTGCCGCAGTGGATCCTTCCGCCTCAGATACGCCCCGATTTTAATTTTCTGCGCGGCGTTGGGTTCGCCGGTGATAAAGCAGAAAGATTGAAACGGGCGCGCCACGAGTCGGCAGAGTTGTTTTCGGCAGCGTTGAGTTCATCGGCGATGTGGACTGCAAATGCGGCGACAGTCACGGTCGCAAAGAACTCGTTGTCGGGAAATTTTGAAACCGCAATGACAGTGGCGAACTTGAGTTCAAGTTTGCACCGCGCGATCGAACCGAACGAGACAAGTCGAGATCTTCGGGCTGTCTTTGGTGACACGGTCCGCTTGCATTCGCCGCTCGTCGCTGGTGTGGCGATGCGAGATGAAGGTGCTGCCAACCACATGAGGTTGATGGGGGGTGGAATTCAGAATTCGTTTGACGTGTTCGTTTACGGCGATCAACCGCCGACGTCGCGTAAGTTCTATGCACGTCAAACACTTGCGTCGTTCGAGGTGATCGCCCGGCGTCATGGTTTGGCGGCAGAGGCGGTTTGTTTCCTGAAACAGCATCCTGATGCGATCGATGCAGGTGCCTTTCACAACGATGTTGTCACGATGAGCCATCACGACTTGATGATCCATCATGAACTTGCGTTCGCAGATAGCGAGGCGGCGATGGCGGAACTTGAAGCCGGATTTCGCCGTCGGACTGGTCAATCATTGACTCGAATCGAAGTTTCCGCGGCCGAGCTTTCTATCGGCGACGCGATTGCGACGTACCTGTTCAACAGCCAGATTGTGTCGTTGCCCGATCACCGCATTCCACCCGCGATCATTTGTCCGATCCAAGTCGAACGTCATCCGTCGGCGCGAAAGTTGGTGGTCGGCTGGCAACAGGACGGGCTGTTTTCGCAAGTCGTCTTCGTCGATCTGGGACAAAGCATGTCGGGCGGCGGCGGGCCTGCATGTTTGCGACTTCGGGTTCCCATTCCGTCTGGCCAGTTAGAAGCAGTGAATCCGAGAAGTCGCTGGACGGACAAGCTTGATCGTGCGATCGAGCGGATCATTCGCGACGGCTATCCCACTTCGGTCACGCTTGATGATCTGGCATCGATCGAGTTCGTCCAGCATGCAGGTCGCGTTCGCGACCAAATTGCAATTCAATTGGGCCGCGAAATCTTGTCATAG
- a CDS encoding carbon-nitrogen hydrolase family protein, translating into MKIACVQTDVVFANLQANLERVLKWIELAGRAQADLVVFPECMLCGYSYESRDEALEQAVSVDDPVFSTIAAAAAANQLNVTIGFLEVHGDRLFNASALIGCGGPDRAGNEVPGGVIGVYRKIHLPQLGVDQFVDRGDIPYRVLGAGDVNIGLAICYDCSFPEPMRILGMEGADVIALGTNWPVAAMRTAEIVPPARSMENHLFFVAANRVGTERGFEFCGRSSICGPDGVVLVSSHDDEETMLLADIDPAQARNKRIERTAGKHVIHRMNDRRPEFYDKISRPN; encoded by the coding sequence ATGAAGATCGCCTGCGTCCAGACCGATGTCGTATTTGCTAATCTGCAAGCCAACCTCGAACGTGTCCTCAAATGGATCGAACTGGCAGGTCGTGCTCAGGCAGATCTAGTGGTTTTCCCCGAGTGCATGCTATGTGGATACAGCTACGAAAGCCGCGACGAAGCACTCGAACAAGCTGTATCGGTCGACGATCCCGTATTCTCGACGATCGCCGCAGCGGCCGCCGCTAACCAGTTGAACGTGACAATCGGATTCCTTGAAGTGCACGGCGACCGACTGTTCAACGCATCGGCACTGATCGGCTGCGGCGGGCCAGATCGTGCCGGTAACGAAGTCCCCGGCGGCGTGATCGGTGTCTATCGTAAAATTCACTTGCCACAGCTCGGCGTGGACCAATTCGTGGACCGCGGCGATATTCCCTATCGAGTGCTCGGCGCCGGTGACGTGAATATCGGCTTGGCAATCTGCTACGACTGCTCGTTTCCCGAACCCATGCGAATTCTTGGCATGGAAGGCGCCGACGTGATCGCGCTTGGCACCAACTGGCCCGTGGCAGCGATGCGAACGGCGGAAATTGTGCCTCCGGCGCGAAGCATGGAAAACCACCTTTTCTTTGTCGCAGCCAATCGAGTGGGCACCGAGCGTGGATTCGAGTTTTGTGGTCGCAGCTCGATCTGTGGGCCCGATGGCGTGGTCTTGGTCTCAAGCCACGACGATGAAGAAACCATGCTGCTGGCCGACATCGATCCCGCTCAAGCTCGCAACAAACGGATCGAACGCACCGCCGGCAAGCATGTCATTCACCGCATGAACGATCGCCGCCCCGAATTCTATGACAAGATTTCGCGGCCCAATTGA
- a CDS encoding protein arginine kinase: protein MKRDTDFSKLALHSGEWLRGTGPESDIVISSRIRLARNLADFPFIRRCSDEDRVSIERTVRARMEAIEGWEDIRYVDIEQLSEIDRQFLVERQLISREIADAEGSRAVAIDPNEQYSVMVNEEDHLRIQVMHSGLDLKSAWDQINSLDDQLEGSILYAYNQKYGYLTACPTNVGTGLRVSVMLHLPALVITQQIEKVFRSMQRINVTVRGLYGEGSQYTGDFYQVSNQITLGHSEEDLVALVGENVVPRIIEYERKARDFLVNQGQKDLHDDVSRALGILSTAKKISSEETMHYLSKVRMGVNLGLISDVPVGTINKLFIDTQPAHLQKLHGRLLGSSDRNVERATYLQRHLSGSLGTGELN, encoded by the coding sequence GTGAAACGCGACACTGACTTCAGCAAACTTGCCTTGCACTCTGGCGAATGGCTTCGCGGTACCGGCCCGGAATCCGACATCGTCATCAGCAGCCGGATTCGATTGGCACGCAATCTAGCCGACTTCCCTTTCATCCGTCGTTGCAGCGACGAAGACCGTGTGAGCATCGAACGGACCGTTCGTGCTCGGATGGAAGCGATCGAGGGCTGGGAAGACATTCGCTATGTCGACATCGAACAGTTGTCGGAAATCGATCGGCAGTTTTTGGTCGAGCGACAATTGATCAGCCGCGAAATCGCCGATGCCGAAGGGTCTCGCGCCGTCGCGATCGACCCTAACGAACAGTACAGCGTGATGGTCAATGAAGAAGACCATTTGCGAATTCAGGTCATGCACAGTGGCTTGGATCTGAAAAGTGCCTGGGACCAAATCAACTCGCTGGATGACCAGCTGGAAGGATCCATCCTTTACGCTTACAACCAAAAATATGGTTACCTGACGGCTTGCCCAACGAACGTGGGAACCGGACTGCGCGTAAGCGTGATGTTGCACTTGCCTGCCTTGGTGATCACCCAGCAGATCGAAAAAGTGTTCCGCAGCATGCAACGGATCAACGTCACTGTGCGAGGTTTGTACGGCGAAGGATCCCAGTACACCGGCGATTTTTATCAGGTCAGTAACCAGATCACGCTCGGCCATAGCGAGGAAGATCTGGTGGCGCTGGTCGGCGAGAACGTTGTGCCGCGTATCATTGAATACGAACGAAAAGCACGCGACTTCCTGGTCAATCAAGGCCAGAAAGATCTGCACGATGACGTCAGCCGAGCGCTTGGAATCCTAAGCACAGCCAAGAAAATCAGCAGCGAAGAAACGATGCATTACCTGTCAAAGGTGCGAATGGGCGTCAATTTGGGGCTGATCAGCGATGTTCCGGTTGGCACTATCAACAAGCTGTTTATCGATACGCAGCCCGCTCACTTGCAAAAATTGCACGGCCGGCTATTGGGGTCGTCTGACCGAAATGTCGAGCGAGCGACCTATCTTCAGCGACACTTAAGCGGGTCTCTGGGCACCGGCGAACTGAACTAG